Proteins encoded together in one Nitrospira sp. window:
- the queF gene encoding NADPH-dependent 7-cyano-7-deazaguanine reductase QueF, with translation MKGKELRKSLRTTKLGYNERHAKSGIHARLPEIETFPNQYKGYEITIDIPEYTAICPKTNLPDFGTITLHYMPDNACLELKALKMYIHAYRNLGIFYENAVNRILHDVVHACRPVWATVTGTFTARGGLSSKIEARYPRTLKA, from the coding sequence GTGAAAGGTAAAGAGCTACGCAAGAGCTTGCGAACAACAAAACTCGGCTACAACGAACGACATGCAAAAAGCGGCATCCATGCTCGTCTGCCGGAGATTGAAACCTTTCCAAATCAGTATAAGGGATATGAAATTACGATCGACATTCCCGAGTACACCGCAATCTGCCCCAAGACAAATTTGCCGGACTTTGGCACCATCACCCTGCATTACATGCCTGACAACGCATGCCTCGAACTCAAGGCCCTCAAAATGTACATCCATGCCTACCGTAACCTTGGCATCTTTTACGAGAACGCCGTGAACCGAATCCTCCACGATGTCGTCCACGCCTGCCGCCCTGTGTGGGCGACAGTGACCGGCACATTTACCGCACGGGGGGGGCTTTCCAGCAAGATTGAAGCCCGATATCCGCGGACTCTAAAAGCATAG
- a CDS encoding methylenetetrahydrofolate reductase C-terminal domain-containing protein, translating into MSLRVLIPGEDEAGTHVGGVHKRPPIPDNTLKAECPKFMAHGPCGGVRKGGLCEVYPEMKCPWVSLYLELEKIGQTEWMKQV; encoded by the coding sequence ATGTCGCTGCGCGTACTGATTCCTGGTGAGGATGAGGCAGGAACCCATGTGGGTGGAGTGCATAAGCGTCCACCGATTCCAGATAACACCCTCAAGGCTGAGTGTCCAAAATTTATGGCACATGGTCCCTGTGGAGGGGTTCGCAAAGGAGGACTCTGCGAGGTATACCCTGAGATGAAATGCCCCTGGGTCTCGCTCTACTTAGAACTTGAAAAAATCGGTCAGACGGAATGGATGAAACAAGTCTAA
- a CDS encoding ferredoxin oxidoreductase translates to MSLDYVKFSNGFEKFMPKEYRDLVEHGPFGKKVTVSQVGSFKEVLEEHPMCAGCAMTLFIRLAMVAFPNPEDTITVGTAGCGRLAISQAAIPFVYGNYGDQNGVASGLSRGLRLRFGDKPKDVVVMAGDGGTADIGFQQVLHSWFRKERFTTIMLDNEVYGNTGGQESGMTNRGAVLKMAPLGKKFEKMDMLQMAKVAGCAYVATVVPNNPRRVESVIKKAVLIAREVGSTYIQAYTSCNIEYAIPTDKVMEDAKTVENDRYQFTEYVSEEAKQYLAERYGYKEFLPKPAAAIPNKA, encoded by the coding sequence ATGAGTCTCGATTATGTCAAGTTCTCCAATGGGTTTGAGAAGTTTATGCCGAAGGAATATCGGGATCTAGTGGAGCACGGACCGTTTGGAAAGAAGGTCACGGTTTCACAAGTGGGAAGCTTTAAGGAAGTGTTGGAAGAACATCCCATGTGTGCCGGTTGTGCCATGACCCTCTTCATTCGCTTGGCCATGGTCGCCTTCCCCAATCCAGAAGATACGATTACCGTTGGGACGGCCGGTTGCGGTCGGCTTGCCATTTCTCAGGCGGCGATTCCCTTCGTCTACGGCAACTACGGTGACCAAAATGGAGTAGCGAGTGGGCTCTCGCGTGGTCTCCGGCTGCGTTTTGGTGACAAGCCCAAAGACGTGGTTGTGATGGCTGGCGACGGTGGAACGGCCGACATCGGTTTCCAGCAGGTGCTCCACTCCTGGTTCCGTAAAGAACGGTTTACGACCATCATGTTGGATAACGAAGTGTATGGGAATACCGGTGGGCAAGAAAGTGGGATGACCAATCGCGGCGCGGTGTTGAAAATGGCTCCCCTTGGTAAGAAGTTTGAAAAGATGGACATGTTGCAGATGGCAAAGGTGGCTGGTTGTGCGTATGTTGCCACGGTCGTGCCGAATAATCCGCGCCGAGTGGAAAGCGTGATCAAGAAAGCGGTTCTGATTGCGCGCGAAGTTGGGTCGACCTACATTCAGGCGTATACGTCCTGTAATATCGAGTACGCCATTCCAACTGACAAGGTCATGGAAGACGCGAAGACCGTTGAGAACGATCGCTATCAGTTCACGGAGTATGTCAGCGAAGAGGCCAAGCAGTACCTTGCGGAGCGCTATGGCTATAAGGAGTTCCTCCCTAAGCCGGCTGCCGCAATTCCTAACAAGGCCTAA
- a CDS encoding 2-oxoacid:acceptor oxidoreductase family protein — protein MAKRFNIRMAGVGGQGVVTGSHILSTAVINAGGESTIVPFYGSEKRMAPVESYVRVSDEPIYEIGEITFPHIIIIFHPQVITHGKSYTMPFYFGLKEDGVALINNDGPMNLHRDQAAELQKLRAKLYYFPATKISLEVAGMDLATNMALMGCIGAITGLTSMAGLDQAVKDRFLGKGFVVSGGTAALDSVVERKFKKKQELIEKNVAVMRAGWNYAVDHGWAAANVKRVEEPVAAVTA, from the coding sequence ATGGCAAAGCGCTTTAATATTCGAATGGCCGGTGTCGGCGGACAGGGTGTCGTGACCGGGTCTCACATTCTGAGTACGGCCGTCATTAATGCCGGCGGCGAAAGTACGATCGTGCCATTCTATGGCTCTGAAAAGCGGATGGCGCCGGTCGAAAGCTATGTTCGAGTGTCGGATGAGCCGATTTATGAGATTGGCGAAATCACCTTCCCGCACATCATTATCATCTTCCATCCGCAAGTCATTACGCACGGCAAGTCCTACACGATGCCGTTCTATTTTGGCCTGAAAGAAGATGGGGTTGCCCTGATCAATAATGATGGGCCGATGAATCTTCATCGAGACCAGGCGGCTGAGTTGCAGAAGCTTCGAGCCAAGCTGTATTACTTTCCAGCGACCAAAATCTCATTGGAAGTCGCAGGGATGGACCTCGCTACCAATATGGCGCTGATGGGCTGTATCGGCGCAATTACAGGACTGACAAGTATGGCGGGCTTAGACCAAGCCGTAAAGGACCGGTTCCTCGGTAAAGGCTTTGTAGTGTCCGGTGGTACGGCCGCCCTCGACAGTGTCGTCGAGCGGAAGTTCAAAAAGAAGCAAGAACTGATCGAGAAGAACGTCGCCGTTATGCGGGCGGGATGGAACTATGCCGTCGATCATGGGTGGGCTGCGGCTAATGTGAAGCGGGTTGAAGAGCCTGTCGCAGCAGTCACCGCGTAA
- a CDS encoding pyruvate ferredoxin oxidoreductase, with protein sequence MYLVADISVEICAAKSCKLCTQYCPEANTILYSDEMGKDQGFKYGSAYVAVDRCKGCAQCVWVCDNMAKNNAIKMIMIDQLPKAALTDNITYGEKSTTAVLASPVVG encoded by the coding sequence ATGTACCTCGTAGCCGATATAAGTGTTGAAATTTGTGCCGCGAAGAGTTGCAAGCTCTGTACGCAGTACTGTCCAGAAGCCAACACGATTCTCTACAGCGATGAGATGGGCAAGGATCAAGGATTTAAGTACGGCTCCGCGTACGTTGCAGTCGATCGTTGTAAGGGATGTGCTCAGTGCGTGTGGGTTTGCGACAATATGGCGAAGAATAATGCCATCAAGATGATCATGATCGATCAATTGCCGAAGGCGGCGTTGACGGACAATATTACGTATGGAGAGAAGAGCACCACGGCGGTTTTAGCAAGTCCTGTTGTCGGGTAA
- a CDS encoding 2-oxoglutarate:ferredoxin oxidoreductase, with product MAITQDTRERIIVPGPAGFHPPSAAQLGVDLPDQGQGLYYGLLEPNEEVVIEEMARKMLTSPNATIFPGPLLLWAWNDHAVEKAKATLEIAAQIPEVMIIPMPDYRPKYPKIDPEEVINPNHPNLTIWGNKIEACIFIGVHCHYANLTLKMIRAGTNCCTMAICAEQGHEDAMLTIRDSDTLKIKRVAQIFKRVREELGIKLPEGGENVRFTGTQSKVHGGKTHTNPMAFAPTPGGAGSAAMFGHSAEQMKREG from the coding sequence GTGGCAATCACACAAGATACGAGAGAGCGAATCATCGTGCCGGGTCCGGCTGGCTTCCATCCGCCGTCTGCGGCTCAATTAGGTGTCGACCTGCCAGATCAGGGGCAGGGGCTGTACTATGGTCTTCTTGAGCCAAACGAGGAAGTTGTCATTGAAGAAATGGCTCGCAAAATGTTGACGAGCCCGAATGCGACGATTTTCCCGGGTCCCCTGCTTTTGTGGGCCTGGAACGATCACGCGGTAGAAAAAGCAAAGGCAACATTGGAAATTGCCGCACAGATTCCGGAAGTCATGATTATTCCGATGCCGGACTATCGTCCAAAGTATCCGAAGATCGATCCTGAAGAGGTGATCAATCCGAATCATCCGAATTTGACGATCTGGGGGAATAAGATCGAAGCTTGTATCTTCATCGGCGTGCATTGCCATTATGCCAATCTCACCCTCAAAATGATCCGGGCGGGAACCAATTGCTGCACTATGGCGATTTGTGCGGAGCAGGGCCATGAAGATGCGATGCTCACGATCCGGGATTCCGATACGCTGAAAATCAAGCGCGTCGCGCAGATTTTCAAGCGTGTCCGGGAAGAGCTGGGAATCAAATTACCTGAGGGTGGAGAAAATGTCCGTTTTACCGGTACCCAGTCGAAGGTGCATGGCGGTAAGACCCATACCAATCCGATGGCGTTTGCTCCGACTCCCGGTGGAGCGGGCAGCGCAGCGATGTTTGGCCATTCTGCAGAACAGATGAAGCGAGAAGGGTAG
- a CDS encoding ferredoxin oxidoreductase: MSETEVKTNPQGDPITSVAAPPSASKKDPHGEAKRQKVVTPEYMFHEAPRTKEFITGSEAAKEAIRRSNVDLAIAYPITPQSETMQLVGVLYGEGYVKEYYRGEEEVGVMAAIAGGSRAGVRCYTATAGPGTLRGLEGIASWPGHRLPVVAMFTCRVVNAPLAIQPDNIEVAYLLNCGMIVFHAENQQDMFDFTMAGFTISEKNDVTLPVGVCCDGFFVTHARGYVRMQDRGIKLPPREAWRGAVPVLDAENPPARLSRDAPVQKSNFMAYNIHAVWQQEVWAAVERSRKYINKYMGGLLTAENVEGADAIIIASGSAAAQSREAVRLCKDKGLNVGLIKVRSLRPFPTKELRELCGKTKLIVVPEFNYVGWLAKEVATAIYGYSKAKIIGGPRVYGGQSMPVELILDEVESGLTGKKSTNVAMSQVMGGTVNPDEVAQFMRSI; the protein is encoded by the coding sequence ATGAGCGAAACCGAAGTGAAGACCAATCCTCAGGGCGATCCCATCACCAGCGTGGCAGCTCCGCCAAGCGCTTCAAAAAAAGATCCACATGGCGAAGCAAAACGACAGAAAGTTGTGACTCCTGAATATATGTTTCATGAGGCGCCTCGGACGAAGGAGTTCATCACCGGTAGCGAGGCCGCAAAGGAAGCGATTCGTCGTTCGAATGTGGATTTGGCTATTGCCTATCCCATCACGCCACAGAGTGAAACCATGCAGCTCGTTGGGGTGCTCTATGGTGAAGGCTATGTGAAAGAATACTATCGTGGCGAGGAAGAGGTCGGTGTGATGGCGGCTATCGCCGGAGGTTCTCGCGCAGGCGTTCGATGCTATACGGCCACGGCCGGACCCGGTACGTTGCGTGGTTTGGAAGGTATTGCGTCATGGCCCGGCCACCGTCTTCCGGTGGTTGCCATGTTTACCTGTCGAGTCGTCAACGCACCACTCGCCATTCAGCCGGACAATATCGAAGTCGCCTACTTACTGAATTGCGGAATGATCGTGTTCCATGCCGAGAATCAACAGGACATGTTCGATTTTACGATGGCTGGGTTCACGATCAGCGAGAAGAACGATGTGACCTTGCCCGTTGGGGTATGTTGCGACGGCTTCTTCGTGACCCATGCCCGTGGCTATGTGCGGATGCAGGATCGTGGGATCAAGTTGCCCCCGCGTGAAGCGTGGCGCGGCGCAGTGCCAGTGCTCGATGCGGAAAATCCTCCCGCTCGTCTCTCTCGTGATGCCCCGGTTCAGAAGTCGAACTTCATGGCGTACAACATTCACGCCGTCTGGCAGCAGGAAGTGTGGGCAGCCGTCGAACGGTCTCGTAAGTACATCAATAAGTACATGGGTGGCTTACTTACGGCGGAAAACGTCGAAGGCGCGGACGCCATCATCATTGCGTCCGGCAGTGCTGCGGCCCAGTCGCGCGAAGCTGTGCGTCTCTGCAAGGACAAGGGGCTCAACGTCGGCCTCATCAAGGTTCGTTCGCTTCGCCCATTCCCGACGAAGGAACTGCGTGAATTGTGCGGAAAGACCAAATTGATCGTCGTGCCGGAATTCAACTACGTTGGGTGGCTGGCGAAAGAAGTGGCCACTGCGATCTATGGGTACTCCAAGGCCAAGATCATCGGCGGTCCGCGCGTGTATGGCGGTCAGTCTATGCCGGTGGAGTTGATCCTGGATGAAGTCGAGTCCGGTCTGACGGGCAAGAAGTCGACGAACGTCGCGATGTCACAGGTCATGGGTGGTACCGTCAATCCAGACGAAGTTGCCCAGTTTATGCGAAGCATCTAA